A genomic stretch from Sulfoacidibacillus ferrooxidans includes:
- a CDS encoding ArgE/DapE family deacylase, which yields MDATKNKIIEQVEHDTHQLVCLLQELISIPSDNPPGDCLAIATHVIKKLQDYEDFTIQVLPVDVVDKHATDQQKIVNVLATKVFGSGQGPEIVLNAHGDVVPPGLGWTFDPYGGEIHEGAIYGRGAAVSKSDIAVYTYAVLALQQVAEQLEGKIVLAFTFDEETGGELGPKWLLEEGYIKPDYAITAGFTYSIVNAHNGCLHLEVKTIGRSAHAASPTDGIDALEAMTGILHGLYGYRNTLKDIHSQIAGIDSPSLVIGLIQAGINTNVVPDECVIRLDRRMIPEEEADDVEIRLRHFIASLVDSYPGIRLEIRRILLAEAYGPIRTDERLIQTVATNYQAITGETAPILGVPLYTDARHFAEFDVPVIMFGAGPRTLEDANAHRANEHVAVMDLELATKIVSCSLYDLLKKR from the coding sequence GTGGATGCAACGAAAAACAAGATCATTGAGCAAGTCGAACATGATACTCATCAACTAGTTTGTCTACTTCAAGAATTGATTTCCATTCCATCAGATAATCCACCAGGAGACTGTTTGGCGATAGCGACACATGTAATAAAAAAATTGCAGGACTATGAAGACTTTACTATTCAAGTCTTGCCAGTTGATGTCGTCGATAAGCATGCTACAGATCAACAAAAGATCGTGAATGTACTGGCTACGAAAGTCTTTGGAAGTGGACAAGGTCCAGAAATTGTTCTGAATGCACATGGAGATGTTGTGCCACCGGGACTTGGTTGGACTTTTGATCCATATGGTGGAGAAATTCATGAAGGTGCGATCTATGGTCGAGGAGCAGCCGTTTCAAAATCAGATATCGCTGTTTATACATATGCAGTTCTTGCTTTACAGCAAGTGGCTGAGCAACTAGAAGGGAAAATTGTACTCGCTTTTACCTTTGATGAGGAGACAGGCGGAGAGCTTGGTCCGAAGTGGTTACTAGAAGAAGGATATATAAAACCAGACTACGCAATTACTGCAGGATTTACTTATTCTATTGTTAATGCACACAATGGCTGCCTTCATCTAGAAGTGAAAACTATTGGCAGATCTGCACATGCAGCATCTCCAACAGATGGAATTGATGCATTAGAGGCGATGACCGGTATCTTACATGGATTGTATGGGTACCGTAATACATTAAAAGATATTCATTCTCAGATCGCAGGAATTGATTCCCCATCACTTGTCATTGGACTTATCCAAGCAGGTATTAACACAAATGTAGTCCCAGATGAGTGTGTTATTCGCTTGGATCGCCGTATGATTCCAGAAGAAGAAGCAGATGACGTAGAAATTCGACTGAGGCATTTCATTGCTTCTCTTGTAGATAGTTATCCTGGTATTCGTTTAGAGATAAGACGTATTTTACTTGCAGAAGCATATGGACCGATTAGGACTGATGAACGATTAATACAGACGGTAGCAACAAATTATCAAGCCATTACTGGTGAAACTGCTCCTATCCTAGGTGTTCCGCTCTATACTGATGCACGCCATTTTGCTGAATTTGATGTACCTGTCATTATGTTTGGAGCCGGTCCAAGAACATTAGAGGATGCTAACGCACATCGGGCAAATGAACATGTAGCTGTTATGGATCTTGAACTTGCGACAAAGATAGTATCCTGTTCACTCTATGATTTACTAAAAAAGAGGTGA
- a CDS encoding amidohydrolase family protein, with protein MILGEHFDLIIRDAMIIQEHEIVRADLGILNGKIAAIEKNISEPAWEEICASGLYVFPGMIDTHVHCNEPGRTEWEGFSTATRSLAAGGVTTFLICHSIVYHPQLRSLVLTQNKQQHPCLRA; from the coding sequence ATGATACTTGGAGAACATTTTGATCTGATCATTCGAGACGCTATGATTATACAGGAACATGAGATAGTGCGTGCAGATCTTGGGATATTAAATGGAAAGATAGCGGCAATAGAGAAAAACATTTCTGAACCGGCATGGGAGGAAATCTGTGCCAGCGGTCTCTATGTTTTCCCAGGGATGATTGACACACATGTACATTGTAATGAGCCAGGTAGAACAGAGTGGGAAGGGTTTTCCACCGCGACACGTAGTTTAGCAGCTGGTGGCGTAACTACTTTTTTGATATGCCACTCAATAGTATACCACCCACAACTACGATCTCTGGTTTTAACACAAAACAAGCAGCAGCATCCGTGTTTGCGCGCATAG
- the allB gene encoding allantoinase AllB, with protein sequence MPLNSIPPTTTISGFNTKQAAASVFARIDYALWGGLIPGNIDQLSELDEKGVIGFKAFLSTSGVEEFPCIDDLSLWKGMEEILKLNSILAVHAESEMITRQLTDAWLSSNAPRDMKNYTWTRPILAEVEAVQRVLTYAELTGCRLHIVHASCAEVVHAVTLAKERGVAVTVETCPHYLALSEEDAEKWHGIAKCAPPLRSRKEVEELWECVRSGEVDTIASDHSPCPIELKLSPDISKVWGGISGAQTSLLVLLEEGFVNRDLSLLDIARLTATTPPHIFGLYPQKGVLAVGSDADIVLIDLVASQILQKEHLYYRHPHSPFIGK encoded by the coding sequence ATGCCACTCAATAGTATACCACCCACAACTACGATCTCTGGTTTTAACACAAAACAAGCAGCAGCATCCGTGTTTGCGCGCATAGATTACGCTCTTTGGGGGGGATTGATCCCAGGAAATATCGATCAATTATCAGAACTTGATGAAAAAGGTGTTATCGGTTTTAAAGCTTTTTTATCCACAAGTGGGGTAGAGGAGTTTCCCTGTATAGATGATCTATCTTTATGGAAAGGTATGGAGGAAATTTTAAAATTGAATTCTATTCTAGCAGTGCATGCGGAGAGTGAGATGATAACGAGACAACTCACAGATGCCTGGCTTTCAAGTAATGCACCGCGAGACATGAAAAACTATACCTGGACACGTCCTATCTTAGCAGAAGTTGAAGCGGTACAACGTGTTCTTACTTATGCAGAACTGACAGGATGCAGACTTCATATTGTTCATGCAAGTTGTGCTGAAGTTGTTCATGCAGTCACATTAGCTAAAGAACGAGGTGTTGCAGTTACTGTAGAAACATGTCCCCATTATCTAGCACTCAGTGAGGAGGATGCTGAGAAATGGCATGGAATCGCAAAATGCGCACCTCCTTTACGTAGTCGTAAAGAAGTAGAAGAGTTATGGGAGTGCGTACGATCAGGTGAGGTTGACACGATTGCATCCGACCATTCGCCGTGTCCGATTGAATTGAAATTAAGTCCAGATATATCAAAGGTCTGGGGAGGTATTTCAGGGGCTCAGACTAGTTTGCTGGTTTTGCTTGAAGAAGGATTTGTAAATCGTGACCTTTCTTTATTGGATATAGCACGCTTAACCGCGACAACGCCACCACACATTTTTGGATTATATCCACAAAAAGGGGTACTAGCAGTGGGGTCAGACGCAGATATTGTTCTGATTGATCTAGTAGCATCACAGATTTTACAAAAAGAACATTTGTATTATCGTCATCCGCATAGCCCTTTTATAGGGAAATAA
- a CDS encoding 5'-deoxyadenosine deaminase yields MDRVLNGKQRTVIPGFVQTHVHLCQTLFRGQADDLELLDWLKLKIWPLEAAHDEESIYYSALLGIGELIQSGTTTIIDMETVHHTASAFQAIAETGIRALSGKVMMDMGSEVPKGLLETTEQSLQESVDLLKTWHQFDNGRIQYAFAPRFVLSCSETLLLAVRDLAQQYDVKIHTHAAENQEEIRIVERERKMRNVAYLDHLGLASPRLILAHSIWLDENERSIMQTRGVKMTHCPGSNLKLASGIADVPSMLAMNFHVGLGADGAACNNNLDMFNEMRLAALIQKPSYGPTAMNAHTVLRMATLGGAEVAGLDHLIGSIEIGKKADFCILNVEDFHVYPSVEVDPVARIVYSATHANVETTVIDGRVVMENRRLTTIDKQMVLQEANRAIKRLLARLP; encoded by the coding sequence GTGGATCGCGTACTCAACGGCAAACAGAGGACGGTGATTCCAGGTTTTGTTCAAACGCATGTTCACCTTTGTCAGACATTATTTCGTGGTCAGGCGGACGATCTAGAATTACTTGATTGGTTAAAGCTAAAAATTTGGCCACTGGAAGCTGCGCACGATGAAGAATCAATCTACTATTCGGCCCTTCTTGGTATAGGCGAATTGATTCAAAGTGGGACTACCACGATCATTGATATGGAAACGGTTCATCATACAGCATCAGCATTTCAAGCAATTGCCGAAACTGGAATACGTGCATTATCCGGTAAAGTAATGATGGATATGGGATCAGAAGTGCCAAAAGGATTGCTTGAAACAACAGAACAATCTCTCCAAGAAAGTGTTGATTTACTAAAGACTTGGCACCAGTTTGATAACGGTCGGATTCAATATGCTTTTGCTCCCCGGTTTGTTCTGTCGTGTTCTGAGACATTGTTACTTGCTGTGCGCGATCTAGCACAGCAATATGATGTAAAGATTCACACACATGCCGCTGAAAATCAAGAGGAGATTAGAATCGTAGAGCGCGAGCGAAAAATGCGCAATGTAGCTTACCTAGATCATTTGGGATTAGCAAGTCCACGTCTCATTTTGGCACACAGTATATGGTTGGATGAAAATGAAAGATCCATTATGCAAACACGTGGTGTAAAAATGACACACTGTCCGGGGTCTAACTTAAAATTGGCCTCAGGCATTGCTGATGTACCTAGTATGCTTGCCATGAACTTCCATGTGGGGTTAGGTGCAGATGGTGCTGCATGCAATAATAACTTAGATATGTTTAATGAGATGAGGCTTGCAGCACTGATTCAAAAGCCATCTTATGGACCTACAGCAATGAATGCTCATACTGTCTTGCGGATGGCCACGTTAGGTGGAGCCGAGGTCGCTGGTCTTGACCACCTTATAGGAAGTATAGAAATAGGTAAAAAAGCTGATTTTTGTATATTAAATGTAGAAGATTTTCATGTCTATCCATCAGTCGAAGTTGATCCGGTCGCAAGAATTGTTTATTCGGCAACGCATGCAAATGTAGAAACGACTGTGATTGATGGTAGAGTTGTCATGGAGAATCGCAGATTAACTACGATCGATAAGCAAATGGTATTACAAGAAGCAAATCGTGCGATAAAACGCTTACTTGCACGACTGCCATAG